Genomic segment of Citrus sinensis cultivar Valencia sweet orange chromosome 7, DVS_A1.0, whole genome shotgun sequence:
CAAccactttttttaaaattcaatattaaagTCAGCCCATAATTCAAGTTGACTGGTTTTTCTGAATTGATGAGCAGAAGTTCAAATGGATTCAGTATTATGCCAAACttggaattaaaaaatgatttaaagaaGTATAACTACGTGTGGTCGATACATCAACTAGATAAAGTAGTCTCATAATTACATTTAAGAAACTTATgtaataacttaaattttaaaatcgaTTCTGACtgctctttaattattgtgaaagaacataagataatttttattagattatgtcgcatgattttattttttttcaatcatcTCATTAGAGGAAACTAAATTCTGCCCTTCTTCTCCCAACCCATGTGAGTCGCTTCGAGTCCCACTGCCAACCAAAAAATGCTATCGACTACCTGTCTTGCggttgtaatttaattatattatattaaatagcATCAtgatataaacaaaaaaaaataataataataaaataatctaatcTCCAAGAGTAAAGTTGATCGATTTTCACCATTTcggataattttattttttaacatttattatatattttactattgcagttttttttttttttacaaaataacgTGACATTACACacttaattaaatgaatataagaaataaataaaaataaattatgagccaagtaatattttcaattaactACTCTACGATGCgatatcaattttattttttaaaaaaattatagccTAAGTAATACTCATTTCTTAGTCACAAacttaatttacaatttagaTTGTTGATCTTGAtccattaatatccattaatTATTACGAGAATAATTATGACTTACATAACAAGAGAAACAAGTGGGAATCTAGAAGACATGAATTTCTAGACTTTCTCAATAATataatgaaacataaaatattcCATTTTCGTGTGTAGAAACAAAAGTATTCCgttcagaaaaataaaataatagtactttAACGTGGAAAATACTTCAAAACTCGAAAATAAAGCAAAGCCAATTGGTAGACAGAGATAGCAATCGGGtcaatttaaaacttctaacgccttccaaaaaattaattgtgcaTGCACTTTTCTATTTCTGCTTGTTGACctttgacaaaagaaaatgaaaaaaataagaagttCAAAAACAAGTAACCGACAGCTTCCTTAACTCACCCACTTTCATTCTTCGTTCTTGTACGGTATTGGCTTATATAATAATAGCACATGCCAGCTCTTGTGACAAATATTATCTATATTTTGTATCTTATCTTTTCTCTCACTCTTTTTCCACCAAGTTTCCAACAAGTTGAGCTTTCTCTAATGCATGGTTTGAATTTGAGAAAACTTTGGATTTTAGTCTTGAGTTTTGTTTTGGTCAATTTGAGGCCACTTTTGGTGGGTATATATTTACTTGGCTTTGTGGGTTTGCTAGAAGTTTGagaaaatttaagtaatacaagtcttttgagaaaatttaagtaataCAAGTCTTTTGAGTAAATTTGTTCTTCTTGTTGGTCGTTAGCTATGGATTCTTTTTCATGGGTTGATACTTCATTGGATCTCAACTCCAACCCTCTCCGATTGAATGATGAAGTTCTGGCGCCGGCGGTACGTCGAACTTACCATACTCTTGGTTAATTTCCACTTGTTTTGAGATATATTATATCATTCAGAAGCTTAAAAATTCTTTGTTGTTATTGGGTTTCAGAAGAAAGAATTGCAAGGCGATTTTTCTGGTTTTGGGAACAAGGATTCTGTGAAACAAGAGGTGATTACATGTACAAGATTCCGTTAGTTAGCATtactctattatttttattattatttgtagaTTAATGTATTGGGAACTGCATAAGttgtactaaaaagaaatttgatttaCTTAATTTGCTCTTCCAGGAAACATTTTTTGATGagtaacattaattaaaatgttgttaaaatgttgatctttttgttttttataatttttagacCGGAGCTTTAGTGGCGGAATTGAACCGCGTGAGTGCAGAAAATAAGAAGCTAACAGAAACGTTAACAGCGTTGTGTGAGAGTTACAATGCTTTGAGAAACCAATTGATGGATTATATGAGCAAGAATCCTGAGATTAGTAAGGAGGTTTTTATTAGTTCATCGAAGAAACGAAAATCCGAAAGCAGCAACAACGACAACAATGTTGCGCTAACAATGGGAAATTCTGAAAGCAGTTCTACTGATGAAGAATCTTGCAAGAAACCAAGGGAAGAACACATCAAGGCAAAGATTTCGAGAGTTCATTATAGGACCGAGCCATCTGATACCACCAGCCTTGTAAgtccaaaaaacaaaagcaccCACTATGTTGCATAAAATATTGATGGGATTTTTGCTATGCAATTTGTTATGTTATGTGGTTGaataatctaattttgaaCGTGTTTTATATAGGTTGTGAAAGATGGATATCAATGGAGGAAATACGGACAAAAGGTCACTAGAGATAATCCTTCTCCTAGAGCTTACTTCAAATGCTCTTTCGCTCCAAGCTGCCCAGTTAAAAAGAAGGTAAGCCCGAATGGAATTTCTTTACACAATCAATGCACAACTTATTACATGAATCCTTTTGAAAAGAATCACATATGATATGCATCATATGCAATCAGATtcatatcttttttaaaactttcttggaaaaatatttttctttaagggaaaaaaaaataagttttgcaatttaattatgtttcaGGTACAAAGAAGTGTTGAGGACCAATCTGTATTGGTAGCGACTTACGAGGGGGAGCACAACCATCCACTTCCGTGTCAAATGGACGCAGCATCCGGTTCAACAAGCCGTTGTGTGACGGCCGGTTCGGTCCCCTGCTCGACCGGACAAACCATCACTCTTGATCTCACAAGGTCTAATAATAAGTCCAGCAACGAAGATAAGGCTTTGAAACCAAGAATTGACACCAGTCCAGAAGTGAGAAATTTTTTGGTGGAACAGATGGCTTCTTCATTGACAAAAGATCCTAATTTTACGACGGCGCTGGCTGCGGCAATTTCTGGGAAAATATTTCAACATAATCCGAGAGAGAAATGGTGAACTTCATTAGAAGATTGCATGAGTGTTCTgctgtttctttcttttttctttttttcaaattaggaATTTAGGCTGCTGTGAGATTTAGGATGTCTTTGTAAATACAGCATTgtaaagggaaaaagaaaaaggaaaattccCAAGATTAATTTTTGAGTCTTATGTAAAGTCAGAGGGAAACAGAAAATTTTCCTCTGCTTCAATATCAAAAATTGGAGCTCCACggcccccaaaaaaaaaaaaatggcagaACAAAGTTATTTACCTAAGAGTTTTGGagtccttttcttttcttaaatttaatactttaaaactgaaataatttttatttttctttagagttaggaaagaaatcaaaagacGACTTCTTTTcgttttttctttgataaatttttacttttagcAGCATGCGTGATTGGGATGAGCTCAAtcattacattaatattttccGGTTCACATGAAAAAGTGACAACTGAAAATTTGAGGGACCAcatagtgtttttttttttttaaagaagaaaatagacTTTCCATTaagcaaaatttttaaaaatacaaacaatATCATCCAGGTAAGAGTCCATCCAAACATTAGACGTTTCACTCTTAAGGGCATACTTAGCTAATCTATGAGCTAGTTCATTAGTGAATCTAGGGATGTGTTGAAAGGTAACCTTGTGAAAGTCACCTCTCATATCTTGAATTGCTGATATCACTTAGCAAATTTCTGTTTTGCTCCCTTTCTTATGGTTGACCAAATCAGCAATCTCCTGGCAGTTTGTCTCAATGATAATTGATGTCAATTGAGCTTCTTTGGCCACTTGAAGTCCCAGTTCTACAGCCTCTGCTTCTGCAAACTGCACATCCCAGCTTAGTCGTGATGGTTTAATTGCAGCTGCCACCACTCTTCCTTTATCATCCCCAATAACAGCCCCCAAGCCTACTGTTTTAGCGTCAACATTGGTAGCAGCATCCACGTTAATTTTGAAGCTTCCAGCAGGAGGTGGAGTCACTGATGATGCTTTTTGTCTTCTTGGTTTGCAGCTTGAGAACTTCCAACATGCTTCACTCTTCGATAGGCTTCGACTATAGCTTGGGCCTTTGCAGCTGAGACATTTGAGTTGATTTTCTCCCCTTTGAAAAGTAATTGATTTCTAGTATTCCAAGTAATCCACCAAGTAGCACCCAATAATTCCAAGTCTGCTTTGCACAGCCTCTTAGACATCTGAAACCACACTTCCAGCATATCCTGCCCTTTATAAACTTCAATGCCTTTATCAGCTAAGATTGTCTGTTTCCAAATCTTACCCGCTGCTTTGCACTCGATCAGGGCATGAGAAACAGTTTCCACACTTCTTCTGCAAATTTGGCATAAAGGAGATGCAGTCACTTTCTTCTTCCATAAATTCTCCATGGTTGGTAGCATGTTTTGAGCAGATCACcataaaaagatttttgttttttcagacAGCTCCAATCTCCATATGGCCTTCCAGTAACAAGAGCAATCCTCCGAGGTGCTAGGGATATCATGATATTTCAGTCTTAGATCAATTTGATAGCCGCTCTTAACTGTGTACATGCCTTTCTTGTCAAAATACCAGCAAACTTCATCCATTTTTAGGCTTCTAGGGAGAGGGATCCTTATTATGTAGGCTTGgcaaaatccgggtccggtccgggttttgGTGTTGCCCGGGACTGGACTGGATGAGTGAAATATAAGATCGGACCCGGGTtaaaacctgatttttccGGGTTCGGTCCGGGCTCGAGCCCGACACCTTCTGGGTCCGGGTTTTGATCCGGGCTTCTAAACCCGCATTgataacttcaattttttttcttcaacttttttttcatttctctaacaatgcaaatttttaaaaagaaaataatcaaataaacacattcaatctcaagttttaaaaaagtataatagtcaaatacaaatatataacatactaataatgcaaattttgcacaaataataaataaaaattatttcaatctacTTTCTAATACCTAAATTCATCCAATTTCAAacttaaactcattcaatctatatataaaaaaataaataaattaaattcaacaacacaataatcacacaataaatttaaataacatccaacatatcataaattcataattatatatatatatatatatatatatatatatatatatattaatttattaaaaaaccgGGTTCGGTCCGGGTTTTGGGTTTTTGGTGTTGAACCCGGACCCGAGCCCGGAAATGTTCGGGTTTGAGAATTTCAAACCCGAGTCcggtttttatatgaaaaccTGGACCGGATTGGCCGGGTCCGGGCCAAGTCCGGTCCGGGCGGGCTTTTTTGACACCTCTATCATTATGGCTGCTGCATCTTCCTTGTTAAAGTGCTCCAAAATTAAATCTGCTTTCCACTGGTTCCTTGCATCAATTAGCTCTGCAACTTTAGCATCCTCCGACAAAGATGGTATTGAG
This window contains:
- the LOC102616268 gene encoding probable WRKY transcription factor 40 — encoded protein: MDSFSWVDTSLDLNSNPLRLNDEVLAPAKKELQGDFSGFGNKDSVKQETGALVAELNRVSAENKKLTETLTALCESYNALRNQLMDYMSKNPEISKEVFISSSKKRKSESSNNDNNVALTMGNSESSSTDEESCKKPREEHIKAKISRVHYRTEPSDTTSLVVKDGYQWRKYGQKVTRDNPSPRAYFKCSFAPSCPVKKKVQRSVEDQSVLVATYEGEHNHPLPCQMDAASGSTSRCVTAGSVPCSTGQTITLDLTRSNNKSSNEDKALKPRIDTSPEVRNFLVEQMASSLTKDPNFTTALAAAISGKIFQHNPREKW